From Ptychodera flava strain L36383 chromosome 3 unlocalized genomic scaffold, AS_Pfla_20210202 Scaffold_26__1_contigs__length_13983176_pilon, whole genome shotgun sequence, one genomic window encodes:
- the LOC139125761 gene encoding girdin-like, which yields MAAEGSHTHSHTIDSMPEAEVRDSGQPSIGEIEQIVHGDGNANILSWSTISYGTAIDILQVLETAGLPVMNRLPDVLRRICSNVLIPKRISSLIRKIRRVKEKAEQSNDFSELAKPVAELQPALEVVGKSWEDLGITVEKLTSCDFTPSFTVTNKMVLELNSFRQKYNYRWSDMSEWLQHILCLDVSPDPMALKSSVQRMMMMKNKLSSKAKGMQPKQELYLNSEFQPPKRRSQEVANFQIQQYNSESSIECEQINETSRQTTVTGQYDFEMDDLKDQMEDQLMQYASTGERLLAKCDELEFLYENDLRSTKAELNETKKTLSTVTKEYNQLQKMYDEAKQKISANQTRNVNKRLKRKEEKMSQMEKELKSLKCSHSECTEHLNKDKKKIEELESTVDELKSDKTNLKEQVGMLQNKYHKESLKKRQLQKVVSREKLRVKSVEDEKCKLEIAMKELKEENMELKIVTEDLQKGNKLNTFHEGKYTDEIRLTCYELLNKGVSTRNVSKVIEAV from the exons atggcggcggaagGCAGTCACACTCACAGTCACACCATTGACAGCATGCCGGAGGCTGAAGTTAGGGACAGCGGACAGCCAAGTATTGGTGAAATTGAACAGATCGTTCATGGCGATGGCAATG CAAATATACTGTCATGGTCAACTATATCATATGGAACTGCCATTGATATTTTGCAAGTTTTGGAGACTGCTGGATTGCCAGTGATGAATAGATTGCCAGATGTCCTGCGGCGTATTTGCAGCAATGTGCTAATTCCCAAACGTATCAGTAGTCTTATAAGAAAAATAAGACGAGTGAAAGAAAAAGCTGAGCAGTCAAATGATTTTTCTGAATTAGCAAAACCAGTTGCAGAACTTCAACCAGCATTGGAAGTTGTTGGCAAGTCATGGGAGGACTTGGGAATAACTGTAGAGAAGTTAACATCCTGCGACTTCACCCCCAGCTTTACTGTTACAAATAAGATGGTGCTAGAATTGAATTCATTTCGTCAGAAGTACAACTACCGCTGGAGTGACATGTCTGAATGGCTGCAGCATATTCTTTGTTTAGATGTCAGTCCAGACCCTATGGCGCTGAAGTCATCTGTTCaaagaatgatgatgatgaaaaataaattaagtTCCAAAGCGAAGGGTATGCAGCCTAAACAGGAGTTGTATTTGAACTCTGAGTTCCAACCACCAAAGAGAAGGTCACAGGAAGTTGCTAACTTTCAAATACAACAATATAACTCGGAGAGCAGTATAGAATGTGAACAAATCAATGAAACATCAAGACAGACAACAGTAACAGGACAGTATGACTTTGAAATGGATGATCTGAAAGATCAAATGGAGGATCAACTAATGCAATATGCAAGTACTGGAGAAAGACTATTGGCAAAGTGTGATGAACTTGAATTTTTGTATGAGAATGACTTACGATCAACAAAAGCAGAACTAAATGAGACAAAGAAGacattgtcaacagtaacaaaAGAATAcaaccaacttcagaaaatgtatgATGAAGCAAAGCAGAAGATATCAGCAAACCAAACAAGAAATGTTAACAAAAGACTGAAACGTAAAGAAGAAAAGATGtcacaaatggaaaaagaattGAAGAGCTTGAAATGTTCACACAGTGAATGCACAGAACATTTAAacaaagacaagaaaaaaattgaagaactCGAGAGTACAGTGGATGAACTAAAATCCGATAAAACAAACCTGAAAGAACAAGTTGGCATGCTTCAAAATAAATACCACAAGGAAAGCCTGAAGAAACGGCAGCTGCAGAAAGTTGTTTCCAGAGAAAAACTGAGAGTGAAATCTGTTGAAGATGAGAAATGTAAGCTGGAAATAGCAATGAAGGAACTCAAGGAAGAAAACATGGAACTGAAAATTGTCACTGAGGATTTACAAAAAGGAAACAAACTAAACACATTCCATGAAGgaaaatacacagatgaaatcCGGCTGACCTGTTATGAGCTGCTAAATAAAGGTGTTAGCACTCGTAATGTCTCTAAAGTCATTGAAGCAGTATAA